In Pseudoalteromonas sp. NC201, a single window of DNA contains:
- a CDS encoding prolyl-tRNA synthetase associated domain-containing protein yields the protein MIRNNPSALAERLAQLDINYFNYEHPPLHTCLDADNLELERKGTRLKNLFLRDNYGKRHFLFIIPADKQVDLKALSKSQGVSRLGFASTDRLAKYLGVEQGCVSALTLHNDCEQQVELWLDSELQSAHLWQCHPLVNTKTWVLTLEDLKRFWQVTGHSPHWVDCVSQTQS from the coding sequence GTGATCAGAAACAATCCAAGTGCACTTGCAGAGCGGCTCGCTCAGCTAGATATCAACTATTTCAATTATGAGCATCCACCGTTACATACTTGTCTAGATGCTGACAACTTGGAGTTAGAGAGAAAAGGGACGCGACTGAAAAATCTCTTCCTCCGAGATAACTATGGAAAGCGACACTTTCTTTTTATTATTCCTGCAGATAAGCAAGTCGACCTAAAAGCGCTGTCTAAATCTCAAGGGGTGTCACGTTTAGGTTTTGCATCGACGGACAGACTAGCGAAGTATTTAGGAGTGGAACAAGGCTGTGTATCAGCACTCACACTGCATAACGACTGTGAGCAACAAGTCGAATTATGGCTTGATAGTGAACTGCAATCTGCGCACTTATGGCAGTGCCACCCCCTAGTGAATACTAAAACTTGGGTGTTAACGCTCGAAGATTTAAAGCGCTTTTGGCAAGTCACTGGGCACTCACCTCACTGGGTTGACTGTGTTTCTCAAACTCAGAGCTAA
- a CDS encoding glutamate-5-semialdehyde dehydrogenase → MSLITDISSQAAKAAKQLALLSTEQKNAVLADMAKGIRDNSDAIIKANEADLAAARDNQLSDAMIDRLTLNQARIESMAEGIETIIQLDDPVGARRDMGVRPNGIKISKMRVPLGVVCMIYEARPNVTADAGALCFKSGNGVILRGGKEALSSSLEIAKAMHQALEKHNLPAALVSVIPDPDRALLMELMQQKEYIDLIIPRGGEGLINFVTENSTVPVIQHFKGVCHLYIDKAADLDKAMALLLNGKTQRTGVCNALEGLIVHQDIAPTFLPKAAAALAERGVKINACKQTVAYFDNAVELSDDEFGEEYLSLEIAVRQVADFNAALAHIDRFGSHHTEVICTEDKAAADLFQRGVDASVVMVNASSRFSDGSALGLGAEIGIATTKLHAYGPMGLESLTTEKFLVNGEGQIRE, encoded by the coding sequence ATGAGTTTAATCACAGATATTTCATCACAGGCTGCAAAAGCAGCGAAACAGTTAGCATTATTATCTACAGAGCAAAAAAATGCGGTGTTAGCAGATATGGCAAAAGGGATCCGTGATAATAGCGATGCCATTATTAAAGCCAATGAAGCTGACTTGGCTGCTGCTCGTGATAACCAGCTTAGCGACGCCATGATAGATAGATTAACGCTTAACCAAGCGCGGATTGAAAGTATGGCTGAAGGTATCGAGACTATCATTCAACTGGACGATCCAGTGGGTGCACGTAGAGACATGGGTGTAAGACCAAATGGCATTAAAATCAGTAAAATGCGAGTGCCACTTGGTGTTGTCTGCATGATTTATGAGGCGCGCCCCAATGTCACCGCTGACGCCGGTGCACTATGTTTTAAATCAGGTAATGGTGTTATTTTGCGTGGTGGTAAAGAAGCGTTATCAAGTTCTTTAGAGATCGCAAAAGCGATGCATCAGGCGCTCGAAAAACATAATCTACCTGCCGCATTGGTTTCTGTTATTCCGGATCCAGACCGCGCGTTGCTAATGGAGCTGATGCAGCAAAAAGAATATATCGACCTTATCATCCCACGTGGCGGTGAGGGTCTAATCAATTTCGTTACTGAGAATAGTACGGTGCCAGTGATCCAGCATTTTAAGGGCGTGTGTCACTTGTATATAGATAAAGCGGCCGATCTCGATAAAGCAATGGCGCTTCTGTTAAACGGTAAAACGCAGCGTACTGGTGTATGTAATGCACTTGAAGGGTTAATCGTTCATCAAGATATCGCTCCGACTTTTTTACCGAAAGCTGCTGCAGCACTAGCAGAAAGGGGTGTGAAAATTAATGCGTGTAAGCAAACCGTAGCTTATTTTGATAATGCAGTTGAATTGAGTGATGACGAGTTTGGCGAAGAATACTTGAGCCTTGAAATAGCGGTTCGTCAGGTTGCTGATTTTAATGCAGCGCTTGCACATATTGATCGCTTTGGTAGTCACCATACCGAAGTTATCTGTACGGAAGACAAAGCAGCTGCTGATTTGTTCCAACGCGGTGTAGATGCTTCCGTCGTGATGGTTAACGCCTCTTCACGCTTTAGTGATGGTTCAGCGTTAGGTTTAGGTGCCGAGATTGGTATTGCTACCACCAAATTGCACGCTTACGGACCAATGGGCTTAGAGTCGCTAACAACCGAAAAGTTTTTAGTAAATGGTGAAGGCCAAATCAGAGAGTAA
- the proB gene encoding glutamate 5-kinase, with amino-acid sequence MSMKQSKRIVIKIGSALIAPEQDGCRSRYLLSIAQFIVRCRARGIEVILVSSGSVAAGSHLFPNSEQPSIAVKKAMAAAGQTEMMATWDRFFDFPSAQILLTHGDLRDRERYTSIRETIFTLLDHGILPIINENDTVTTDDLKVGDNDNLSAMVAGAADADGLIICSDVSGLYNKNPNLHADAELISEVTEITEEIYDMAGCPTSKVGTGGMKTKIEAAEKATSHGIDTYIVNGFEETTFELLLAGKNPGTVFTAYDKPMQEAVHWMTHTASEQGELVVDSDYGSGENQVVGQLSGDEITEVKGEFSVGDTVLVRSKDGKRLAKATTNYSSCLLNFLTEHEENPISERIQDSIGPVISEQDIALLEKS; translated from the coding sequence ATGTCGATGAAACAGTCAAAACGTATAGTAATCAAGATCGGGAGTGCGTTGATCGCGCCAGAGCAAGATGGGTGTCGATCCCGCTATTTACTCAGCATCGCGCAATTCATCGTGCGTTGTCGAGCCCGAGGTATCGAGGTGATCCTCGTCTCTTCAGGTTCAGTCGCAGCAGGGTCGCACTTATTTCCTAATTCAGAGCAGCCGAGCATTGCGGTGAAAAAAGCGATGGCGGCAGCTGGCCAAACTGAGATGATGGCTACGTGGGACCGTTTCTTTGACTTCCCGTCGGCGCAGATATTGCTGACTCACGGCGACCTGCGTGACAGGGAAAGATATACCAGTATTCGTGAAACAATATTCACTTTACTCGATCATGGAATACTGCCTATTATCAATGAAAATGACACCGTGACCACAGACGATCTGAAGGTGGGTGATAACGATAATTTGTCTGCAATGGTAGCGGGGGCTGCAGATGCAGATGGGCTAATTATTTGCTCCGATGTCAGTGGTTTATATAACAAAAATCCTAATTTACATGCTGATGCAGAGCTGATCTCTGAGGTGACAGAGATCACTGAAGAAATCTACGATATGGCAGGTTGTCCAACGAGTAAGGTTGGTACCGGTGGTATGAAGACCAAAATTGAAGCTGCTGAAAAGGCGACGTCTCACGGTATAGATACCTATATTGTTAACGGCTTCGAAGAAACAACCTTTGAATTATTGTTGGCGGGAAAAAATCCAGGCACGGTATTTACAGCCTATGATAAACCGATGCAAGAAGCGGTGCATTGGATGACTCACACGGCATCAGAGCAAGGTGAGCTGGTCGTTGATAGCGATTATGGCTCAGGCGAAAATCAAGTGGTGGGTCAGTTAAGTGGCGATGAAATCACTGAAGTAAAAGGTGAGTTTTCTGTTGGAGATACCGTGCTCGTGAGGAGCAAAGATGGTAAGCGCTTAGCCAAAGCAACCACCAATTACAGTAGCTGCCTATTAAACTTTTTAACTGAACATGAAGAGAATCCGATCAGCGAAAGAATTCAAGATAGTATCGGACCCGTTATTTCAGAACAAGATATTGCATTATTGGAGAAGTCATAA
- a CDS encoding cation:proton antiporter → MSAIYIAGIAVCSVIAQWLAWAFKVPAILFLLLIGLALGPFSGTLDPDALLGDLLFPVVSLSVAVILFEGSLTLHFKELKGIGKVVRNLCSIGMLATFAVIATTAIFVLELNWQVAAVLGAVLVVTGPTVIAPMLNAMRPDKDIDRILRWEGIVIDPIGALFAVLVFEAVSLVGGEGIFSHTLWALVSTLGVGISIGVASGYLTTYLIRKEWLPFELHKFAILALVLFSFTLSNHLSHESGLLAVTIFGIWLANQDDLEIDSVLEFKEDLSMILISSLFILLAARLKLEDLMLLDTDVFIFLAVVLFIARPLSIFLSTFNTDLPIKSRILLSWIAPRGIVAAAVGSVFALSMTKSQIADADKMVPLIFTVIIVTVVLQSLTATPFARLLGVRQPKPNTLLIIGANHVARAVAKGLKDQNIDVYLSDPAWENCKMARMDGLPCYYGNPQSEHAERYLPLTSLKSVLALSPNRHHNALGVQYFSHLLGDQCVYSLKSSTNHAKSNKDSATFLSRQILFGDEGNYAKLSSMMAKGGKVSVTRISEEFKWEQYKEVNSEAIPLFVLTEQNKDEEPILIRPFTSDMKKLPEEGDRILALQPPKLTVLKDPNVNKESQIGAKLSSQQIT, encoded by the coding sequence ATGTCAGCAATCTACATTGCAGGTATTGCAGTATGTTCTGTAATAGCACAATGGCTTGCTTGGGCCTTTAAGGTTCCAGCAATTTTGTTTTTACTTCTTATAGGTCTTGCTTTGGGGCCATTTAGTGGCACGCTGGACCCAGATGCCTTACTCGGGGATTTACTCTTTCCCGTCGTCTCACTTTCCGTTGCTGTAATCCTCTTTGAAGGTTCACTAACCCTGCATTTTAAAGAACTCAAAGGAATTGGTAAGGTTGTACGGAATCTTTGTTCTATCGGGATGTTGGCAACCTTTGCGGTGATAGCAACGACCGCAATTTTTGTGCTGGAGCTTAACTGGCAAGTTGCCGCTGTTTTGGGCGCAGTACTTGTCGTGACTGGTCCAACAGTTATTGCCCCGATGCTGAACGCCATGCGCCCAGACAAAGACATAGACCGTATTTTACGTTGGGAAGGTATAGTCATAGACCCAATTGGTGCACTCTTTGCGGTACTCGTATTTGAAGCCGTCTCTTTAGTTGGTGGCGAAGGTATCTTCAGTCATACCCTGTGGGCGCTCGTATCAACACTTGGTGTGGGGATAAGTATTGGCGTCGCATCAGGTTACCTTACCACTTACCTAATAAGAAAAGAGTGGCTTCCTTTCGAGCTTCACAAGTTCGCCATTTTAGCGCTAGTGTTGTTTAGCTTTACGCTATCGAATCATCTGAGCCATGAGTCGGGTTTACTAGCCGTGACTATCTTTGGTATTTGGCTCGCTAACCAAGATGACTTGGAAATAGACTCAGTGTTAGAATTTAAAGAAGATCTCTCAATGATCCTGATTTCGAGCTTATTTATCTTACTCGCGGCACGACTCAAGTTAGAAGATTTAATGCTGTTAGACACTGACGTCTTTATCTTTCTAGCTGTAGTATTATTTATTGCTCGACCACTGTCGATATTCTTATCGACGTTCAATACAGACTTACCGATAAAGTCTCGTATTCTGTTAAGTTGGATAGCTCCTCGAGGTATTGTTGCTGCAGCGGTAGGCTCAGTTTTTGCGTTGAGTATGACCAAATCACAGATAGCAGATGCGGATAAAATGGTGCCGCTTATCTTCACCGTCATCATTGTCACCGTGGTACTACAAAGCCTAACGGCAACGCCTTTCGCACGTCTTTTAGGAGTGCGTCAACCAAAGCCCAATACCTTACTTATCATTGGAGCAAACCATGTAGCTAGAGCAGTAGCTAAAGGCTTAAAAGACCAAAATATTGATGTTTATCTCTCCGATCCCGCATGGGAAAACTGCAAGATGGCGAGAATGGACGGATTGCCTTGTTACTATGGTAACCCACAGTCGGAACATGCAGAGCGTTACCTCCCGTTGACCAGCTTAAAGTCAGTGCTAGCGCTTTCACCTAACCGTCATCACAACGCTTTGGGTGTACAATACTTTTCTCATTTACTTGGTGATCAATGTGTTTATTCGCTCAAATCATCCACTAACCACGCCAAGTCGAACAAAGATAGCGCCACTTTCCTTTCTCGCCAAATCTTGTTTGGCGACGAAGGTAATTACGCCAAGCTAAGTAGCATGATGGCAAAGGGCGGCAAAGTGAGCGTAACGCGGATCTCAGAAGAATTTAAATGGGAACAGTATAAAGAGGTTAACAGTGAAGCAATCCCGCTGTTTGTACTCACAGAGCAGAACAAAGATGAGGAACCCATCTTGATCCGCCCATTTACCTCTGACATGAAAAAGCTTCCAGAAGAAGGCGACCGCATATTGGCGTTGCAACCGCCTAAGTTAACGGTGCTTAAAGATCCAAATGTGAATAAAGAAAGCCAAATTGGTGCAAAGCTTAGCAGCCAGCAAATTACTTAA
- a CDS encoding tetratricopeptide repeat protein: MNYLLRYFAASALSVSLSLSIQSKVSAEEAIEAVPLYTQQELLALIEKNQHLARVKADECQLVKDIEARAEIMALPSYQFLYGDMLAYAVCVDRDVELGLYYMKRAAEQGLAAALEQLGRYYDVGQLVQEDKAMAVTYLREAAALGNLNAQLRLVDVFNQGHGSPRDYEDAYRWLFHSAVADKKLHKRIQVALGQLANKMPDSVVKRARLPI; this comes from the coding sequence ATGAATTACTTACTTCGTTATTTTGCAGCTTCAGCATTGAGTGTTTCCTTAAGTCTCAGTATACAGAGCAAAGTATCTGCCGAAGAGGCTATCGAAGCTGTGCCTTTGTATACACAGCAAGAGCTACTAGCGCTCATTGAAAAAAATCAACACCTTGCTCGGGTTAAAGCGGATGAGTGCCAGCTGGTTAAAGATATTGAAGCGCGTGCTGAGATCATGGCGCTGCCTTCGTATCAGTTTCTTTATGGTGACATGTTAGCTTATGCCGTGTGTGTAGACAGAGATGTTGAGCTCGGCCTTTATTATATGAAAAGGGCAGCAGAGCAGGGCCTTGCCGCGGCGCTTGAACAATTAGGTCGCTACTATGATGTTGGCCAGTTAGTGCAAGAAGATAAAGCGATGGCGGTAACCTATCTGAGAGAGGCAGCAGCACTTGGCAACTTAAACGCTCAATTAAGACTCGTAGATGTGTTTAATCAAGGCCACGGTAGCCCAAGAGATTATGAAGACGCCTATCGATGGCTGTTCCATTCCGCAGTTGCAGATAAAAAGCTACATAAGCGGATTCAGGTAGCACTAGGTCAACTGGCAAACAAAATGCCTGATAGCGTGGTCAAGCGTGCGAGATTGCCTATATAA
- a CDS encoding adenylosuccinate synthase yields the protein MGKNVVVLGTQWGDEGKGKVVDLLTDKASLVVRYQGGHNAGHTLVINGEKTVLHLIPSGVLREDVKCVIGNGVVLAPDALMKEIHMLEARGVPVRERLLISEACPLILPYHVALDQARELARGEKAIGTTGRGIGPAYEDKVARRGLRVGDLFNPEQFAAKLKEVLEFHNFALVNYYKVDPVDFQKTYDDAMEVAKVLKSMIVDVTELLDQARNAGDHILFEGAQGTLLDIDHGTYPYVTSSNTTAGGVATGAGFGPLHLDYVLGIVKAYTTRVGSGPFPTELYDGQDKQDPVGRHLGEKGNEFGATTGRLRRTGWFDAVAMRRAVQINSISGFCLTKLDVLDGLEKVKICTGYQLEDGTVTNVTPLAAEGYEKVTPVYEEMPGWSENTFGATSVEQLPEAAINYIKRLEEITGVPIDIISTGPDRVETMIVRNPFAE from the coding sequence ATGGGTAAAAACGTCGTTGTATTAGGCACCCAATGGGGTGACGAAGGTAAAGGTAAAGTAGTTGACCTACTTACAGATAAGGCTTCTTTAGTTGTTCGCTACCAAGGCGGACACAATGCTGGCCATACACTAGTAATTAACGGTGAGAAAACGGTACTACACTTGATCCCATCAGGTGTACTACGCGAAGACGTTAAATGTGTAATTGGTAATGGTGTAGTACTTGCACCGGATGCACTAATGAAAGAAATCCACATGCTTGAAGCGCGTGGCGTTCCTGTACGTGAGCGTCTATTGATCAGCGAAGCATGTCCTTTGATCTTGCCTTACCACGTTGCACTAGACCAAGCGCGTGAACTAGCGCGTGGTGAAAAAGCCATTGGTACAACTGGCCGTGGTATTGGTCCTGCGTACGAAGATAAGGTTGCACGTCGTGGTTTACGTGTTGGCGATCTTTTCAACCCAGAGCAATTTGCTGCGAAGCTTAAAGAAGTACTAGAGTTCCACAACTTCGCCTTGGTTAACTACTACAAAGTAGATCCAGTAGACTTTCAGAAAACATACGATGATGCAATGGAAGTAGCAAAAGTACTTAAGTCAATGATTGTTGACGTTACTGAACTACTTGATCAAGCGCGTAATGCTGGCGACCATATTCTATTTGAAGGTGCGCAAGGTACATTACTTGATATTGACCACGGTACTTACCCGTACGTAACCTCATCAAACACGACGGCTGGTGGTGTTGCGACTGGTGCAGGTTTTGGTCCGCTACACTTAGATTACGTTTTAGGTATTGTTAAAGCTTACACAACTCGTGTTGGTTCAGGTCCTTTCCCTACAGAGCTTTACGATGGTCAAGACAAGCAAGACCCAGTTGGCAGACACTTAGGCGAGAAAGGCAACGAGTTTGGCGCAACAACTGGTCGTTTACGTCGTACCGGTTGGTTTGATGCAGTGGCAATGCGCCGTGCAGTTCAAATCAACAGCATCAGTGGTTTCTGCTTAACTAAACTAGACGTACTTGATGGTTTAGAAAAAGTGAAAATCTGTACTGGTTACCAATTAGAAGACGGCACTGTGACTAATGTGACTCCTCTTGCTGCTGAAGGCTATGAGAAAGTGACTCCAGTATATGAAGAAATGCCTGGTTGGAGCGAAAACACCTTTGGTGCAACTTCTGTTGAGCAGCTTCCAGAAGCCGCTATCAACTATATCAAGCGCCTAGAAGAAATCACTGGCGTGCCAATTGATATCATCTCAACAGGCCCTGACCGCGTTGAGACAATGATTGTTCGCAACCCTTTTGCTGAATAA
- the recA gene encoding recombinase RecA, protein MNDNKQKALDAALSQIERQFGKGSIMKLGENKALDIEAISTGSLGLDIALGIGGLPTGRIVEIYGPESSGKTTLTLQAIAEAQKMGKTCAFVDAEHALDPIYAEKLGVNVDELLVSQPDTGEQALEICDMLVRSGAVDLVVIDSVAALTPKAEIEGDMGDSHVGLQARLMSQALRKLTANIKRSNTLCIFINQIRMKIGVMFGNPETTTGGNALKFYASVRLDIRRIGSVKEGDEVVGNETRVKVVKNKVAPPFKQAEFIIMYGEGTSKQGELIDLGVKHKLVDKAGAWFSYNGSKIGQGKANSIKFLKENVEIANEIEGKLREMLLAQAVIMPEEGEDKGLAEVEDDLEL, encoded by the coding sequence ATGAACGATAACAAGCAAAAGGCATTAGACGCAGCACTATCACAAATTGAGCGTCAGTTTGGTAAAGGCTCAATCATGAAACTGGGTGAGAACAAGGCGCTAGATATTGAAGCCATCTCAACGGGTTCATTAGGTCTGGATATTGCACTTGGTATCGGCGGCTTACCAACTGGTCGTATTGTTGAAATCTATGGTCCAGAATCATCAGGTAAAACAACGCTAACATTGCAAGCGATTGCAGAAGCGCAAAAAATGGGAAAAACATGTGCGTTCGTTGATGCTGAACACGCACTCGATCCAATCTATGCCGAAAAGCTAGGCGTTAATGTTGATGAGTTATTAGTATCACAGCCTGACACCGGTGAACAAGCGCTTGAAATTTGTGACATGCTAGTTCGTTCTGGTGCGGTTGATTTGGTTGTTATTGACTCGGTAGCAGCACTTACCCCTAAAGCTGAAATCGAAGGCGATATGGGTGACTCACACGTTGGTTTGCAGGCTCGACTCATGTCACAAGCATTGCGTAAGCTTACAGCTAATATCAAACGCTCGAACACATTATGTATTTTCATCAACCAAATTCGTATGAAGATTGGTGTGATGTTTGGCAACCCTGAAACCACAACTGGTGGTAACGCACTTAAATTCTATGCATCTGTACGTCTTGATATTCGTCGTATCGGTTCAGTGAAAGAAGGTGATGAGGTTGTTGGTAACGAAACTCGTGTTAAGGTTGTGAAAAACAAAGTAGCACCACCATTTAAGCAAGCTGAGTTCATCATCATGTACGGTGAAGGTACGTCGAAACAAGGTGAGTTGATAGACTTAGGTGTGAAACACAAACTGGTTGATAAAGCGGGTGCTTGGTTTAGCTATAACGGCAGTAAAATTGGCCAAGGTAAAGCAAACTCAATTAAGTTCTTAAAAGAAAATGTTGAGATTGCCAATGAAATTGAAGGCAAGTTAAGAGAAATGCTCCTAGCGCAAGCGGTTATTATGCCTGAAGAGGGTGAAGATAAAGGCCTTGCTGAAGTTGAAGATGATTTAGAGCTATAG
- a CDS encoding CinA family protein, with protein MEHYKEIAEYAAQLGAILTNNGVTITTAESCTGGGVSYALTDTPGSSAYIERCFVTYSNQAKHELLGVSQQTLTQFGAVSEQTVLEMVKGAQQAAHAEVAIAVSGIAGPTGGSVDKPVGTVWFAIANSDRVQAFHQVFTGNRAEIRLQAIEFALKNAIAMVKS; from the coding sequence ATGGAGCACTACAAAGAGATAGCCGAATATGCGGCACAATTGGGCGCTATTCTAACGAATAACGGCGTAACAATCACTACCGCAGAGTCATGTACAGGTGGTGGGGTGAGTTATGCGTTAACAGATACGCCGGGGAGCTCTGCTTATATCGAACGTTGTTTTGTGACATACAGTAATCAAGCTAAGCACGAATTATTGGGAGTATCACAACAAACCCTAACGCAATTTGGTGCCGTGAGTGAGCAAACGGTTTTGGAGATGGTCAAAGGTGCTCAGCAGGCAGCTCATGCTGAAGTTGCCATTGCTGTGTCTGGTATCGCTGGACCAACTGGAGGCAGCGTTGATAAGCCCGTAGGTACTGTATGGTTTGCTATTGCGAATAGTGATAGAGTTCAGGCATTTCACCAAGTATTTACTGGGAATAGGGCCGAAATAAGACTTCAAGCCATTGAATTTGCATTAAAAAATGCTATAGCGATGGTAAAATCATAA
- the mutS gene encoding DNA mismatch repair protein MutS, producing the protein MSSDLYSEHTINQQTPMMQQYLRIKAQHQEILLFYRMGDFYELFFDDAIRAAQLLDISQTYRGKAGGNPIPMAGVPYHAVENYLARLVQLGESVAICEQVGDPATSKGPVERKVVRIVTPGTVTDEALLQERQDNLLAAVYQHPKNLGYGVAYLDINSGRFNIVELQTDEALNSTLQRLQPAELLYPESFQNLLVLESIKGSRRRPDWEFDLDTAKHLLCQQFATRDLVGFGVDNANMGLIAAGCVMQYVKDTQRTALPHIRAITLEKNEHAVILDAATRKNLELTLNLSGGVENTLAQILDKSSTAMGSRLLKRRIHTPVRERKELNARLNAIASLIEQQLCMEVYDALKHIGDIERVVARLALFTARPRDLTRLRSALQALPPLHDILQDATDTRLQSIISHSPALPKLQDLLERAVIDNPPVLIRDGGVIAQGYNAELDELRALSAGATDVLEKLEERERERTGISTLKIGYNRVHGFYIEISRANSHLVPAEYIRRQTLKNNERYIIPELKEHEDKVLGSQSKALALEKRLYEELFELIAPYIEQLQVMAAALADLDVLNTLAERAQTLDYCKPTLTEGTEIDLVDGRHPVVEQVSKEPFIANPVKLNDERKMLIITGPNMGGKSTYMRQTALIVLMAHIGSYVPASAATIGIVDRIFTRIGASDDLASGRSTFMVEMTETATILNNATAQSLVLMDEIGRGTSTYDGLSLAYATADYLASKIAAKTLFATHYFELTELAEQQAGLVNVHLDAVEHNDTIAFKHTVMEGAASKSFGLQVASLAGVPKAVIKLAKQKLALLEQHQSVVSDKPVHVAAPVQQSLMLANEPSEVEALLADMDPDDMTPKQAHALLYQLKSML; encoded by the coding sequence ATGTCGTCAGATCTATATTCAGAACACACTATAAACCAACAAACCCCAATGATGCAGCAATACCTGCGAATTAAAGCTCAGCATCAAGAAATCTTGCTGTTCTATCGCATGGGCGACTTTTATGAACTCTTCTTTGACGATGCTATCAGAGCGGCGCAGCTTCTCGATATATCTCAAACCTATCGCGGTAAAGCCGGTGGCAATCCAATTCCAATGGCAGGTGTTCCCTATCATGCAGTTGAAAACTACTTAGCTCGCTTGGTACAACTGGGTGAATCTGTTGCTATTTGTGAGCAAGTTGGCGACCCAGCGACCAGTAAAGGTCCTGTAGAACGTAAAGTTGTGCGTATTGTTACTCCAGGTACCGTCACCGACGAAGCACTATTGCAAGAACGCCAAGATAATTTACTTGCGGCGGTCTACCAACATCCAAAAAACTTAGGTTATGGCGTTGCCTACCTTGATATTAACTCGGGCCGATTTAATATCGTAGAGCTACAGACTGACGAAGCACTTAATTCCACGCTACAGCGCTTGCAGCCCGCAGAATTGTTATATCCAGAATCATTTCAGAACCTTTTAGTGCTAGAAAGCATTAAAGGCAGTCGTCGCCGTCCAGATTGGGAGTTTGATTTAGACACAGCAAAGCATTTACTTTGTCAGCAGTTTGCAACCCGTGACTTAGTCGGTTTTGGTGTCGACAATGCCAATATGGGTTTAATCGCCGCGGGTTGTGTCATGCAATACGTGAAAGACACGCAACGCACTGCATTACCTCATATTCGTGCGATCACGCTAGAAAAGAATGAGCACGCAGTGATCTTAGATGCCGCGACGCGCAAAAACTTAGAGCTGACACTGAACCTCTCTGGCGGTGTTGAAAACACCTTAGCGCAGATTTTAGACAAGTCTTCAACGGCCATGGGTTCGCGCTTACTAAAACGCCGCATTCATACGCCCGTGCGCGAACGCAAAGAGCTCAATGCTCGACTCAATGCGATTGCGAGCCTTATCGAACAACAACTATGCATGGAAGTTTACGATGCACTAAAACACATTGGCGATATTGAACGAGTCGTAGCCCGGTTAGCGTTATTTACCGCTCGTCCGCGTGATCTAACGCGCTTAAGAAGTGCATTACAAGCGTTACCGCCACTGCATGATATTTTACAAGATGCGACGGATACGAGACTTCAGTCTATTATTAGCCATTCACCTGCATTACCTAAGTTACAAGATTTGTTAGAACGAGCGGTTATCGACAATCCCCCTGTTCTCATTCGTGATGGTGGAGTAATAGCACAGGGCTACAATGCAGAGCTTGACGAGCTACGCGCATTAAGCGCAGGTGCCACGGATGTTTTAGAAAAACTTGAAGAAAGAGAGCGCGAACGCACAGGGATCTCGACATTAAAAATTGGGTATAACCGCGTTCACGGATTTTATATTGAGATCAGCCGGGCCAATTCGCACTTAGTGCCTGCGGAATACATTCGCAGACAAACACTGAAAAATAACGAACGCTACATTATTCCTGAGCTAAAAGAACATGAAGACAAAGTGCTTGGTAGCCAATCGAAAGCACTAGCACTTGAAAAGCGCCTATATGAAGAGCTCTTTGAACTCATCGCTCCTTATATTGAACAATTGCAAGTCATGGCTGCAGCGCTTGCCGATCTGGACGTATTAAACACCTTAGCCGAACGTGCTCAAACACTAGACTATTGCAAGCCCACGCTTACCGAGGGCACTGAAATTGATTTAGTGGATGGTCGCCACCCAGTCGTAGAACAAGTAAGTAAAGAACCATTCATTGCCAACCCAGTAAAACTCAACGATGAACGTAAAATGCTCATTATTACTGGACCAAATATGGGTGGTAAATCGACCTATATGCGTCAAACCGCGTTAATTGTGTTGATGGCGCATATTGGCAGCTATGTACCGGCAAGCGCAGCCACCATCGGAATTGTCGATCGTATTTTTACTCGCATTGGTGCCAGTGATGACCTTGCCTCTGGGCGCTCAACCTTTATGGTTGAAATGACCGAAACTGCAACCATTTTAAACAATGCAACCGCCCAATCATTAGTGCTAATGGACGAAATTGGTCGTGGGACAAGCACCTATGACGGTTTATCACTCGCTTATGCGACAGCGGATTATCTCGCCAGCAAAATTGCAGCAAAAACACTGTTTGCTACTCATTATTTTGAGTTAACCGAATTGGCTGAGCAGCAAGCCGGCCTTGTTAATGTGCATTTGGATGCCGTTGAACATAACGATACTATTGCCTTCAAACACACAGTGATGGAAGGGGCTGCAAGTAAGAGTTTTGGTTTACAGGTAGCAAGTCTTGCCGGCGTGCCAAAAGCAGTGATTAAGTTAGCGAAACAGAAACTCGCTTTGTTAGAGCAACATCAGAGTGTCGTTAGCGATAAGCCTGTTCATGTAGCCGCACCTGTACAGCAGAGCTTAATGCTTGCCAATGAGCCTTCTGAGGTTGAAGCGCTACTTGCAGATATGGATCCCGATGATATGACACCAAAGCAAGCTCATGCTTTGCTATATCAACTTAAATCTATGCTATAG